A genomic window from Camelus ferus isolate YT-003-E chromosome X, BCGSAC_Cfer_1.0, whole genome shotgun sequence includes:
- the BRS3 gene encoding bombesin receptor subtype-3 — MSQRQSPNQTSISTTNDTESSSSLVPNHTTNKGRTGDNSPGIEALCAIYITYAVIISVGILGNAILIKVFFKTKSMQTVPNIFITSLAFGDLLLLLTCVPVDATHYLAEGWLFGRIGCKVLSFIRLTSVGVSVFTLTILSADRYKAVVKPLERQPSNAILKTCAKAGCIWIMSMIIALPEAIFSNVYTFHDPNKNVTIEACTSYPVSERLLQEIHSLLCFLVFYIIPLSIISVYYSLIARTLYKSTLNIPTEQQSQARKQIESRRRIARTVLVLVALFALCWLPNHLLYLYRSFTSQTYVDPSAIHLIVTILSRVLAFSNSCVNPFALYWLSKTFQQHFKAQLFCCKAGLPDPPAADTPLDNLAVTGRVPGAASTQVSEISVTLFAGCRVKKEENRV, encoded by the exons ATGTCTCAAAGGCAGTCACCTAATCAGACTTCAATTTCAACCACAAATGACACAGAATCATCAAGCTCTCTCGTTCCTAATCATACCACAAATAAAGGAAGGACCGGAGACAACTCTCCAGGAATAGAAGCATTGTGTGCCATCTATATCACTTATGCTGTGATCATTTCAGTGGGCATCCTTGGAAATGCTATTCTCATCAAAGTCTTTTTCAAGACCAAATCCATGCAGACAGttccaaatattttcatcaccagCCTGGCTTTTGGAGATCTTTTACTTCTGCTAACATGTGTGCCAGTGGATGCAACACACTACCTTGCAGAAGGGTGGCTGTTCGGAAGAATTGGCTGTAAGGTGCTCTCTTTCATCCGGCTCACTTCTGTTGGTGTATCAGTGTTCACGTTAACAATTCTCAGCGCTGACAG ATACAAGGCAGTAGTGAAGCCCCTGGAGCGTCAGCCCTCCAATGCCATCCTGAAGACCTGTGCCAAAGCCGGCTGCATCTGGATCATGTCTATGATAATTGCTCTACCAGAGGCTATATTTTCAAACGTTTATACCTTTCATGATCCCAACAAAAATGTGACAATTGAAGCATGTACCTCTTATCCTGTTTCTGAGAGGCTCCTGCAAGAGATACATTCTCTGCTGTGCTTCTTAGTGTTCTACATTATTCCACTCTCGATTATCTCTGTCTATTATTCCTTGATTGCTAGGACTCTCTACAAAAGTACCTTGAACATACCTACTGAGCAACAAAGCCAAGCCCGCAAGCAG ATTGAATCCCGGAGGCGAATTGCCAGAACGGTGTTGGTGCTGGTGGCTCTGTTTGCTCTCTGCTGGTTGCCAAATCACCTCCTGTATCTCTACCGCTCATTCACTTCTCAAACCTACGTGGACCCCTCTGCCATTCATCTTATTGTCACCATTCTCTCTCGGGTTCTGGCTTTCAGCAATTCTTGTGTAAACCCCTTTGCTCTTTACTGGCTGAGCAAAACCTTCCAGCAGCATTTTAAAGCTCAGTTATTCTGTTGCAAGGCAGGGCTGCCTGACCCTCCTGCTGCTGACACCCCTCTTGACAACCTGGCTGTGACGGGAAGGGTCCCGGGTGCCGCGAGCACTCAGGTGTCTGAAATTAGTGTGACCTTGTTCGCTGGGTGTCGtgtgaagaaggaagagaacagagtctag